In Anaerobacillus isosaccharinicus, one genomic interval encodes:
- a CDS encoding MBL fold metallo-hydrolase — MEKEMSYGSDYKPIPATSMASGVGIEVLPDLYCHTVQIVNINLVGNPETNDFVLVDAGMPGSVNEIITATEARFGSTSRPKAIILTHGHFDHVGAVIELVKHWNVPVYAHELEMPFLTGKMSYPDPDPTVEGGLVAKISPLFPNEPINLGNKVETLPTNGKVPHMPKFRWIHTPGHTPGHVSFFRESDRALIAGDAFVNVKQESLYKVFTQEQEISGPPRYLTPDWEAAKNSVIELESLKPIVAVTGHGLPMTGELLSQSLEELVRDFDSIALPDYGKYVN; from the coding sequence ATGGAGAAGGAAATGAGTTACGGAAGTGATTATAAGCCAATACCAGCCACATCAATGGCAAGTGGCGTTGGAATTGAAGTTTTGCCTGATCTCTATTGTCATACTGTTCAAATTGTAAATATCAACCTTGTAGGAAACCCAGAAACAAATGATTTTGTACTTGTTGACGCTGGGATGCCGGGTTCAGTAAATGAGATTATTACCGCTACAGAAGCTCGATTTGGTTCAACGAGTCGACCAAAGGCAATTATTCTTACACACGGTCACTTTGATCATGTCGGGGCTGTGATTGAGTTAGTGAAACACTGGAATGTTCCTGTCTACGCTCATGAGCTAGAAATGCCATTCTTAACAGGAAAGATGAGTTATCCAGATCCAGATCCAACCGTTGAAGGCGGACTAGTAGCAAAAATATCTCCACTGTTTCCTAATGAGCCAATTAACTTAGGAAATAAAGTTGAAACCCTACCAACGAATGGAAAAGTTCCCCACATGCCAAAATTTCGTTGGATACACACTCCTGGACATACACCAGGCCATGTTTCATTTTTTAGAGAATCTGATCGCGCGTTAATTGCTGGTGATGCTTTTGTAAATGTTAAACAAGAGTCACTCTATAAAGTATTTACACAAGAACAAGAAATCAGTGGTCCGCCTAGATATTTAACACCAGATTGGGAAGCCGCAAAAAATTCTGTAATCGAGTTGGAATCATTAAAACCTATTGTTGCCGTAACAGGTCATGGATTACCAATGACAGGAGAATTATTATCGCAAAGTTTAGAGGAATTAGTACGAGATTTTGACAGTATTGCATTACCTGATTACGGAAAGTATGTGAACTAA
- a CDS encoding transposase — MKPTLIPHISYQNFVLDQLNTHYSGGILTLVRKDWTIISKLWITDLSFTTTWLHDLYSVKGPEPRDPASMLRSYLLCLLTSPTLSITEWVNQLHRVPLYTILSGFEPGDVPGVGTFYDFFRRLSGFEKANVKPFIKLKRKKKKKKKPKKGEKATPRNPGIIRKLVDRHLRHGSKQKQLPGDQLYAFFQSQFLEVSARLGLLGDPHSLGVVGDGTPVETASYPRSKPICDCSAQGLTNCTHPRRYSQPDIDSGWDSSRERYFNGYHLYMISTSDSRFDLPLYPRLHPASRHDSVSLVVSSIEFSQRYTLGTIDKILLDAAHDAEPIYELLDHHNVEPFIDLNVRTKKNFSTESDIQISPIGVPICPIGKEMKPNGFDISQNRQKWRCPLACGSKNTCSTPCSKAKYGRTFHTFKRDNLRLFTKTPRSSEKWKLIYKRRTSVERSNKREKVDYHLEAGRHRSTKMWYVRLYSIMMCQHIDAWYSSQKETLNIQEIIFTKSA; from the coding sequence ATGAAACCTACGCTAATACCACATATCTCATATCAAAACTTCGTTTTAGACCAACTAAATACTCATTACTCAGGCGGTATACTGACTCTCGTACGAAAAGATTGGACTATTATCTCAAAGTTATGGATCACGGATCTTTCTTTTACTACTACTTGGCTTCATGATTTATATTCAGTTAAAGGTCCTGAGCCACGTGATCCTGCTTCCATGCTTCGCTCTTATCTTTTGTGTTTATTGACAAGTCCGACCCTGAGTATTACAGAATGGGTGAACCAACTCCATCGTGTTCCTCTTTACACGATCCTTAGCGGCTTTGAACCTGGGGATGTTCCAGGTGTCGGTACTTTTTATGACTTCTTCAGACGGCTATCAGGTTTTGAGAAGGCTAATGTAAAACCTTTTATTAAGCTCAAACGAAAAAAGAAGAAGAAGAAAAAACCGAAAAAGGGTGAAAAAGCAACTCCTAGAAACCCTGGTATTATTAGAAAATTAGTAGATCGTCATTTACGCCATGGTTCAAAACAAAAACAATTGCCGGGAGATCAATTATACGCGTTTTTTCAATCTCAATTTCTTGAGGTTTCAGCGAGATTGGGTTTGCTTGGAGATCCCCATTCCCTTGGTGTTGTTGGAGATGGGACACCTGTGGAAACAGCGAGTTACCCAAGAAGCAAACCTATTTGTGATTGTAGTGCCCAAGGACTAACGAATTGTACTCATCCTCGTCGATATTCTCAACCTGACATCGACTCAGGTTGGGATAGTTCAAGGGAGAGGTACTTCAACGGATATCATCTCTACATGATATCCACTAGCGATAGCCGATTCGACTTACCGCTATATCCACGGCTACATCCTGCTTCCCGGCATGATTCAGTCAGCCTAGTGGTTAGCTCAATTGAATTTTCGCAACGGTACACCTTGGGCACAATTGATAAAATCCTTCTCGATGCCGCACATGATGCAGAACCGATTTACGAATTACTGGACCATCATAATGTGGAACCGTTTATTGATCTTAATGTTCGAACAAAGAAAAACTTCAGTACGGAAAGTGATATTCAAATTTCTCCCATAGGCGTGCCTATTTGTCCAATCGGTAAGGAAATGAAACCCAACGGTTTTGACATATCTCAAAACCGCCAAAAGTGGCGTTGTCCACTAGCTTGCGGATCGAAAAATACATGTTCCACTCCGTGTTCTAAAGCGAAGTATGGCCGCACATTTCATACGTTTAAGCGAGATAATCTTCGTCTGTTCACTAAAACACCAAGATCTTCTGAAAAGTGGAAACTCATTTATAAACGAAGAACTTCAGTTGAACGTTCGAACAAAAGAGAAAAAGTCGATTATCACTTAGAAGCTGGGCGCCATCGCTCTACAAAAATGTGGTATGTCCGCCTATACTCAATCATGATGTGTCAACACATAGATGCTTGGTACAGTAGTCAGAAAGAGACTTTGAACATTCAGGAAATCATCTTTACTAAAAGCGCCTAG
- a CDS encoding ABC transporter ATP-binding protein: MIKRFFSYYKPHKKLFIIDFVCAVLVGLLELGFPLAVSWFIDSLLPEGNWSTITAVSAGLVTLYLVSSSMQFVVNYWGHKLGINIETDMRRELFYHVQRQSFSFFDNTKTGHIMSRVTNDLMDIGELAHHGPEDLFIAIMTFIGAFWIMLTINVKLALVAIIIVPFLVWLISYSNIKMNKAWTGMYGNIADVNARVEDSVSGARVVQSFTNEEFERERFNNNNLFFRSSKLKAYKVMSWNLSGIYITTRMMTLVILVYGAWLSFAGELSYGELVAFILYVNVLFKPIDKISALLELYPKGMAGFKRFTELMDQEPDIKNRPDAVEVPELKGNIAFHDVSFGYEENRRILQDLSFSIQAGQTVAFVGPSGAGKTTICSLIPRFYDVIDGSVTIDRIDIRDMTKESLRSNIGIVQQDVFLFTGTLRENIAYGKLDATDEEIVEATKRAHLSDLIASLPDGYDTQIGERGLKLSGGQKQRLSIARMFLKNPRILILDEATSALDTETEAIIQEALTELTKDRTTLIIAHRLATIRNADRILVVNEEGIAEDGTHAELLANENGIFTKLHSHQHASIY; encoded by the coding sequence ATGATTAAACGTTTTTTCAGTTATTATAAGCCACATAAAAAATTATTTATCATTGATTTTGTGTGCGCAGTTCTCGTTGGTCTATTAGAGCTAGGGTTTCCACTAGCGGTTTCTTGGTTTATTGATAGTTTGCTTCCAGAAGGAAACTGGAGTACCATTACCGCTGTCAGTGCTGGACTAGTTACTCTTTATCTAGTGAGCTCGAGTATGCAGTTCGTTGTGAATTATTGGGGGCATAAGCTAGGGATTAACATTGAAACAGATATGAGAAGAGAATTATTTTATCATGTTCAGAGGCAGTCATTCAGCTTTTTCGATAATACAAAAACTGGACATATCATGAGCAGGGTAACAAACGACCTAATGGATATTGGTGAACTTGCTCACCACGGACCTGAGGATTTATTCATTGCAATCATGACCTTTATCGGAGCATTTTGGATTATGCTGACAATAAATGTGAAGCTTGCACTCGTTGCGATTATCATCGTTCCGTTTCTCGTCTGGCTTATTTCTTACTCTAATATTAAGATGAACAAAGCTTGGACTGGAATGTATGGAAATATTGCCGATGTAAACGCAAGAGTTGAGGATAGCGTATCTGGTGCTCGCGTTGTTCAATCTTTTACAAATGAAGAATTTGAAAGAGAACGCTTTAACAATAACAATCTCTTTTTCCGCTCTTCTAAACTTAAAGCCTATAAAGTTATGAGTTGGAATTTGTCTGGAATTTATATCACGACTCGAATGATGACATTGGTTATTTTAGTATACGGTGCTTGGTTAAGCTTCGCCGGTGAATTGTCTTATGGAGAATTAGTTGCCTTTATTCTTTATGTTAACGTGTTATTTAAACCAATCGATAAGATTAGTGCCTTACTAGAGTTGTATCCAAAAGGAATGGCTGGATTTAAACGATTTACAGAACTGATGGATCAAGAACCTGATATCAAGAACAGACCGGATGCGGTTGAAGTGCCAGAACTAAAGGGAAATATTGCCTTTCATGATGTCAGTTTTGGCTATGAAGAAAATAGACGTATCCTTCAAGACCTAAGCTTCTCCATCCAAGCTGGGCAAACCGTCGCATTTGTTGGGCCCTCAGGTGCTGGGAAAACGACGATCTGCTCACTTATCCCGCGGTTTTATGACGTTATCGATGGCTCTGTCACCATAGACAGAATTGACATAAGAGATATGACAAAAGAGTCATTACGCTCAAATATCGGAATTGTACAACAAGATGTGTTCCTTTTTACTGGTACATTAAGAGAAAACATCGCATACGGAAAGTTAGATGCAACAGATGAAGAAATTGTGGAGGCAACAAAACGCGCTCACCTATCTGACTTAATCGCCTCTTTACCAGATGGGTACGATACCCAAATTGGAGAACGAGGACTGAAGCTTTCTGGCGGACAAAAGCAGCGTTTGTCCATTGCCCGGATGTTCCTAAAAAATCCACGTATCCTGATTTTGGATGAAGCAACATCTGCCTTAGATACAGAAACAGAGGCAATCATTCAGGAAGCATTAACAGAACTAACCAAAGACCGTACGACGCTAATCATTGCGCATCGATTAGCAACCATCCGTAATGCAGACAGAATCCTTGTTGTAAACGAAGAAGGAATTGCTGAAGATGGAACACACGCAGAACTTCTTGCGAATGAGAATGGGATCTTTACGAAACTGCATTCACATCAACATGCTTCGATTTATTAA
- a CDS encoding MATE family efflux transporter, translated as MKLAQYILRILQTPVEIFDMAQTYLMIFFSGLLFIGGYNYLSAILRGLGNSKTPLYFLITFIPFSFMFIITGVLRGAGDMLWGLILTAASLWAVRVPAVYILANYFGTDGIWYGMALSFVLAFVITGVYYLSGNWKKKALVKQNMSNNNKTQYEDKKKISVSH; from the coding sequence ATCAAACTAGCACAATATATATTAAGAATTCTACAAACACCTGTTGAAATTTTTGATATGGCTCAAACATATTTAATGATCTTTTTTTCTGGATTATTATTTATCGGAGGGTATAACTATTTAAGTGCTATTTTAAGAGGATTAGGGAATTCTAAGACACCTTTATATTTCCTTATCACCTTTATTCCTTTTAGCTTTATGTTTATCATAACTGGAGTGCTAAGGGGAGCAGGGGATATGCTTTGGGGTCTTATTCTTACAGCAGCTTCATTATGGGCAGTTCGAGTTCCAGCGGTTTATATATTAGCCAATTATTTTGGGACAGATGGGATATGGTACGGAATGGCCCTTAGCTTTGTCTTAGCTTTTGTTATTACAGGAGTTTATTATCTAAGTGGTAATTGGAAAAAGAAAGCACTTGTGAAACAAAACATGAGTAACAATAACAAAACCCAATATGAAGATAAAAAAAAGATCAGTGTGTCTCATTAA
- a CDS encoding DnaJ family domain-containing protein, with amino-acid sequence MEYRDPIGDILKNSKSSEDLEGKGKPLSMEYQKMDTFQQFHKVARDAGYLPEWIKLQKRIADALNHLKSFEELEGINVLIKKHNKICPSYFQKVPITEENYEVQKLRWESS; translated from the coding sequence ATGGAATATCGTGATCCTATCGGAGATATCCTCAAAAATTCAAAGTCATCTGAGGATCTTGAAGGGAAGGGGAAGCCGTTATCAATGGAATACCAAAAGATGGATACCTTTCAACAGTTCCACAAGGTAGCACGAGATGCAGGGTATTTACCAGAGTGGATTAAGCTGCAAAAACGTATCGCTGATGCCTTGAATCATCTGAAATCCTTCGAGGAATTAGAGGGAATTAATGTGCTAATAAAAAAACACAATAAAATATGTCCATCTTATTTTCAAAAGGTCCCAATAACAGAAGAGAACTACGAAGTACAAAAATTGAGATGGGAATCGTCTTAG
- a CDS encoding transposase: MIDQNSQYNQLPNELDSVFSELEMSKHLRKAGIKKSFGFSCSYLFQLIFCLIFQHKNWYTLLDSKKADKFPAKDSVYRFLNQSTFNWRRFLLLLSTFTIKKVSRLTDKSRPKVFVFDDSAYDRNRSKKVELLARCFDHASLKMRFYKGFRMLTMGWSDGHTFMPIDFSLVSSKTSQINGISEHIDKRTCGYKRRENALQTLPEQIPDMIRRALDSGIEASYVLMDSWFTLPPLVKNIVDQGLDVIGMVKETKQRYNVSGEMVSLKQLYRLAGPVQSRKGILRSIHTTMANGTPIKVVFIRNRNKKSEWLAILSTDRTLSEQEIVRIYGMRWDIEVFFKTAKSLLKLEKEFQSRSYDALISHTTIVFARFIVLSWQNRCNTDQRTIGGLFYELCDEVNELDWAVALQQLIELLQDALEQTNKKIKKLIQSQLEQWISGLPNYIKAYLPISLCES; this comes from the coding sequence ATGATAGACCAAAATAGCCAATACAATCAACTGCCAAATGAACTTGATTCTGTTTTTTCTGAGCTGGAAATGTCTAAACATCTACGCAAGGCTGGAATTAAAAAGTCCTTTGGTTTCAGCTGTTCTTACTTATTTCAACTCATTTTTTGTTTGATATTTCAACATAAAAATTGGTACACCCTTCTTGATTCAAAGAAGGCAGATAAGTTTCCTGCCAAGGATTCTGTCTATCGTTTTTTAAATCAATCAACATTTAATTGGCGCCGTTTCTTACTGCTATTAAGCACCTTTACAATTAAGAAAGTGAGTCGCCTTACTGACAAAAGTCGTCCAAAAGTGTTCGTTTTTGATGATTCTGCTTATGATCGAAATCGTAGTAAAAAGGTTGAATTACTTGCACGTTGTTTTGACCATGCCTCTCTTAAAATGCGTTTCTATAAGGGGTTCCGTATGTTGACTATGGGGTGGTCTGACGGGCATACATTTATGCCGATTGACTTTTCCTTGGTCAGTTCCAAAACGTCACAAATCAATGGAATCTCCGAACATATAGACAAACGCACATGCGGTTATAAACGTCGGGAAAATGCCCTACAAACTTTGCCTGAACAAATCCCAGACATGATCAGACGTGCGTTAGATAGTGGAATAGAAGCCAGTTATGTCCTCATGGATTCTTGGTTTACTTTGCCACCACTTGTCAAAAACATTGTTGATCAAGGATTAGACGTGATTGGCATGGTCAAAGAAACAAAACAGCGTTACAACGTAAGCGGAGAAATGGTTTCATTAAAACAGCTTTACCGCCTAGCTGGACCCGTTCAATCAAGGAAAGGAATACTTCGTTCCATTCATACAACTATGGCTAATGGAACACCAATTAAAGTTGTATTTATTCGAAATAGAAACAAGAAAAGCGAATGGCTAGCCATCCTCAGCACCGATCGCACTCTTTCCGAACAAGAAATCGTTCGAATCTATGGAATGCGTTGGGATATTGAGGTTTTCTTTAAGACGGCCAAATCACTCTTAAAACTTGAAAAAGAGTTTCAAAGCCGTTCATATGATGCGCTTATAAGCCATACAACTATTGTCTTTGCTCGTTTTATCGTGCTATCTTGGCAAAACCGCTGTAACACCGACCAACGTACGATTGGAGGTCTTTTTTACGAGCTATGTGACGAAGTCAATGAACTTGATTGGGCTGTTGCTTTACAGCAGCTAATCGAGCTTCTTCAAGATGCGCTTGAACAAACAAATAAGAAAATCAAAAAGTTAATACAAAGTCAACTGGAGCAGTGGATCTCAGGCCTACCTAATTATATCAAGGCTTATTTGCCGATTTCACTCTGCGAAAGTTGA
- a CDS encoding anti sigma factor C-terminal domain-containing protein produces the protein MDDNKFFANDKQFGDLLKKTKRVSFIKSIFISFIVSLLVFLGLYFLGSYWMQSKIEKESGYDSLWSSVHGANIEERGTIYNYSPLTATAKTELVKTVAGIPIPWGQREKQYTVFGTSKFISAIGPSSVSKLGEDRSFYYFLGQRVIEFYHPKVEYKKIFDDRYVFDNMTEQQMVELALSFDKGYSIAEVNKFFQEHLAWYWLDTLSNDDIKDFSHWNMEEGLFYHDFTVLGTDAFGFPFLEGISAEMFLNTLNELQKDGKYQSSVNGLINTLTENGSLELNEEVLQIVGVVVTGPANELQKYNNVPIVTGATLGAVTNKYQ, from the coding sequence ATGGACGATAATAAATTTTTTGCGAATGATAAGCAATTTGGAGATTTATTGAAAAAAACCAAAAGAGTTTCTTTTATTAAAAGTATTTTTATTTCTTTTATAGTAAGTTTGCTTGTTTTTTTGGGATTGTATTTTTTAGGAAGCTATTGGATGCAATCAAAAATTGAGAAAGAAAGCGGTTATGACTCTTTATGGAGTAGCGTACATGGAGCAAATATCGAAGAGCGAGGAACGATTTATAATTATTCACCGCTAACGGCAACTGCAAAAACAGAACTTGTTAAGACTGTTGCTGGTATACCAATTCCGTGGGGGCAGCGTGAAAAACAATATACTGTCTTTGGCACATCTAAGTTTATTTCCGCCATCGGCCCAAGTAGTGTGAGCAAGCTGGGAGAAGATAGAAGTTTTTATTACTTTTTAGGGCAGAGAGTCATTGAATTTTACCACCCGAAAGTAGAATACAAAAAAATCTTTGATGATCGATATGTTTTTGACAATATGACTGAACAACAAATGGTTGAATTAGCGTTATCTTTTGACAAAGGATATTCAATCGCGGAAGTAAATAAATTTTTTCAAGAGCATTTAGCTTGGTATTGGCTCGATACATTAAGCAATGATGATATTAAAGATTTTAGTCACTGGAATATGGAAGAAGGGCTTTTTTACCACGATTTTACGGTATTAGGAACAGACGCGTTTGGCTTTCCTTTTTTAGAAGGGATATCTGCAGAAATGTTTTTGAACACACTTAACGAATTACAAAAAGACGGTAAATATCAATCATCAGTGAACGGACTCATCAACACTCTTACTGAAAATGGAAGCTTGGAATTAAATGAAGAAGTTCTTCAAATAGTTGGAGTTGTAGTAACCGGTCCAGCAAACGAATTACAAAAATATAATAACGTCCCAATTGTTACGGGAGCCACATTGGGTGCTGTAACCAATAAATATCAGTAA
- a CDS encoding RNA polymerase sigma factor, with protein MNVSKMRELLNEKLKVVYFYLLKMGAIKEDAEDIIQDTAYKFLLYIDSIKIENVDGWLFRVAVNQYYDLTKKNSRRKKILLHFNYKNLFEEITPESVMLRKELSVEIDEVLQQLKPKYRELLILKYSTGLTLKEIAEVYTMKEGSVKTVMARARAEFVEVYRRYEDGR; from the coding sequence ATGAATGTATCTAAAATGAGGGAATTACTAAATGAAAAGTTAAAAGTCGTTTATTTTTATTTATTGAAGATGGGTGCCATTAAGGAAGATGCAGAAGATATTATCCAAGATACGGCTTATAAATTTTTACTCTATATAGACTCTATTAAAATAGAAAATGTGGATGGATGGCTTTTTCGAGTAGCTGTCAACCAATACTATGATTTGACGAAGAAGAATTCCAGGCGAAAGAAAATTTTGCTTCACTTTAATTATAAGAATTTATTTGAAGAAATTACACCAGAATCTGTCATGCTTAGAAAGGAGTTAAGTGTGGAAATAGATGAAGTTCTACAACAATTAAAGCCTAAATACAGGGAGCTACTTATTTTAAAATATAGTACAGGTTTAACATTAAAAGAAATAGCAGAAGTATATACGATGAAAGAAGGCTCAGTAAAAACGGTTATGGCCAGAGCAAGAGCCGAATTTGTGGAAGTATATCGGAGGTATGAAGATGGACGATAA
- a CDS encoding S-layer homology domain-containing protein, producing the protein MNGTDLNQFSPNSFMTRAQMVQILYNAGLYSESSRNTKSSFQDVPNNHWALTAIETMRSERIVNGFQDGTFRLNEPITRAQMAVVLQNVYQKQNR; encoded by the coding sequence ATGAATGGAACAGATTTAAATCAATTTTCTCCCAATTCCTTCATGACAAGAGCTCAAATGGTACAAATTTTATATAATGCTGGATTGTATAGTGAATCGTCAAGAAATACGAAGAGTAGTTTTCAAGATGTTCCAAACAATCACTGGGCTTTAACAGCAATCGAAACAATGCGTAGCGAAAGAATTGTTAATGGCTTTCAAGATGGTACATTCCGTCTAAATGAGCCGATTACCAGAGCTCAAATGGCAGTAGTGCTGCAAAATGTTTATCAAAAACAAAATAGGTAA
- a CDS encoding plasmid pRiA4b ORF-3 family protein, with the protein MFVQCTKKLLDELKIKNVPENEEEVLFSWHANVITINRKKAVVFVNDQNRYVIALYGLKAKDFKKLDQLFLDAVKETFQAECIKNEIIEQFIQHSKQVVYGKTKNRTSVARMNRSCEDFQYQAQEFEQSSIIQSAVSKFASSFLVGNGNGEYIQPNEKMYEALEMFFEQPIFGCEAYELKVTLELEKYRVWRKVIVPSHFTFRNLHKIIQLVFGWQNYHLHDFYIYDDDRPILNLVCDEEAFAYSDKNDTPMLFDHEKRLNDYLPACKKVKYTYDFGDHWEHSIKVTKVYDAYSKNYPECIDGEGSTPPEDVGGEGGYEYFREILANTSHPEYENMLQWGRSQEYKEFDLNEVNRELKLNSDRL; encoded by the coding sequence ATGTTCGTGCAATGTACGAAGAAGTTATTAGATGAACTGAAAATAAAGAATGTACCTGAAAATGAAGAAGAAGTACTTTTTTCATGGCATGCAAACGTAATTACTATTAATCGTAAAAAGGCAGTTGTTTTTGTTAATGATCAAAATCGTTATGTCATTGCCTTATACGGACTTAAAGCGAAAGACTTTAAAAAGCTAGATCAGTTATTTTTGGATGCGGTTAAAGAAACCTTTCAAGCAGAGTGTATTAAGAACGAAATAATTGAACAATTTATTCAACATTCTAAGCAAGTTGTTTATGGTAAAACGAAAAATCGCACGAGTGTAGCAAGAATGAATAGATCTTGTGAAGATTTTCAGTATCAAGCCCAGGAATTTGAACAAAGCTCAATCATTCAAAGTGCTGTAAGCAAATTTGCAAGTAGTTTTTTAGTTGGTAACGGAAATGGTGAATATATTCAACCAAATGAAAAGATGTATGAGGCGTTAGAAATGTTCTTTGAGCAACCTATTTTTGGTTGCGAAGCGTATGAGCTAAAAGTAACATTAGAGCTTGAAAAATATCGTGTGTGGCGCAAAGTGATCGTGCCTTCACATTTCACTTTTAGAAATCTTCATAAGATAATCCAGCTTGTCTTCGGGTGGCAAAATTATCATCTCCACGATTTTTATATTTATGATGATGATCGGCCAATTTTAAACTTGGTTTGTGACGAAGAAGCCTTTGCTTACTCAGATAAAAACGATACGCCTATGTTATTTGACCATGAAAAGCGGTTGAATGATTATCTTCCTGCTTGTAAAAAAGTGAAGTATACATATGATTTTGGTGATCATTGGGAGCATTCCATTAAAGTAACGAAAGTTTATGATGCTTATTCTAAAAACTACCCAGAGTGTATCGACGGAGAAGGAAGTACACCTCCTGAAGATGTAGGTGGTGAGGGAGGATATGAGTACTTTCGGGAGATTCTTGCCAACACAAGTCACCCTGAATACGAAAATATGCTTCAGTGGGGACGTTCTCAAGAATACAAAGAGTTTGATTTGAACGAAGTAAATAGAGAGCTGAAATTGAATTCAGATCGGCTTTGA
- a CDS encoding DUF2512 family protein, with amino-acid sequence MRHFSAILMKIAMVTIVLLIVMTTFGNYPAQATIGLALVIAVVSFVVGDLAILRIFNNTVATIADLGLTTFVIWIFGPFFYGFGVPISLALTSAVVMGIGEWFFHKYMTASVIGTREPVSER; translated from the coding sequence ATTAGACATTTCTCAGCTATATTAATGAAAATTGCAATGGTAACAATTGTACTGTTAATCGTAATGACTACATTTGGAAATTATCCAGCACAAGCAACGATTGGCTTGGCATTAGTTATCGCTGTAGTAAGTTTTGTCGTGGGAGATCTTGCGATACTTAGAATATTTAATAATACGGTTGCTACAATTGCAGATTTAGGTTTAACAACATTTGTAATCTGGATATTTGGGCCTTTTTTCTACGGCTTCGGTGTCCCTATTTCTCTAGCATTAACCTCAGCTGTAGTGATGGGTATAGGCGAATGGTTCTTCCATAAGTATATGACTGCTTCTGTCATTGGTACCCGAGAACCAGTTTCAGAAAGATAA